ATATGTAATTGGAATCAGTGACAGATATTGAACTAAATTTTATATTATCAATCTTTACAGGTATATTTGAGATTAATGAATTTTCATTTCCTGTATTATTACCCCAACAATAAGCTGAATTATCAAGACTAATTCCACATGATATAAATAACCCAACAGCTATTGATTTAAATTTTTGAACCGTTTGCACTTGTACTGGAAGATTTGAAAAATTACCTGATGAACCAGCATCACCAAGTTGTCCATAATCATTGGCTCCCCAACAATAAACAGAACCATCAGAAATTAATGCGCATGAATGATTTGCAACTTCAACATCAATTGCATTTGAAATTCCTTGAATTTTTAAAGGTTGTCCATTTGTTCCAGAACTCCAGCAATAAACTGAACCTGTTTTTGAAACCCCACATGTTTGCCAATTCATAAATGGGTTAGAACTAGATCCTGTTTTAGAAGCAGAAACTGTAATAAAATCTTCATTAATTCCTGTTATTTGTTTTGGCGTATTATTATTATTTTTGTTTCCAAATCCTACTCCTGTGCCCCAACAATAAATTTTATTGTCATTTGATAAAGCACATGTATATAATGTTCCTGATGAAATTTTTTTAAATTTTAGTAAATCTGAATTAGTTACAAGTACAGGTACATTTGAATCGTTATTACTACTTCCTGATCCGCCAAATGAATTTCCTAATTGTCCGTGATCATTAGAACCCCAACAATACGTTCCACTATCAGCAATTCCACAAGTATGATCCATTCCAGCATTAATTAAATTAAAATTTATATTTCCTGATATATCAGCCCAGTTACTTTGCAAATCTTTGGTACCATTGCCTAGATTTCCAAAGTCATTCAAACCTATACACCTAGATTTTCCATCAGATATTAATCCACAAGCATATCCATAACCAACAGTAATTTGTTTTGCATTTGAATTTAAATCGGAACTTTGATTATTTCCTGAAGAATCGTTTGATTTACCACAACTAATAATTCCTAATACTGATAAATAAACTAGGCTAATATTTCTTCTTTCTAGCATAAATTACTCCTTATTATTCTCATTCTTATCTTTATTTCCAACCCATGTTTTATACTCTTTGTTACTTTTTTTTCTCCAACCATCTCCTATGAAACTATTAATTTCTTCAACTTCCTTATCTTCTGTTAAATTTGAACTTGTTTCTTTAGTACAAGAAAATAAGGCAAAGGGTACAAACACTAGAAGTAAAAATAATTTTTTCATATTGTCTCCTAAAAATAATTTCTATTTAGAACCAACCCATGTTTTATAAGTAGAATCTTGTTTTTTATTGTATTTACTGCCAACAAATCTGTTTATTACAGTCAAATCATCATTTTCTTTTTGAATTTGATTTGCCCTATATGAATTTGCGGCTCGCATCTCAGAAGCCATAAGTGTGTTCATTTGTGATAGCGTTTCTAACGTTGATTTTGCAATTTGACTTGCAGAATTTAGAGAAGCAGAATTTAAATTTTGTTCTTCTTGATTAGATATTGCTTGATTTGCAACTTGAATTTGAGATGATAATAAGCTTAATAAAGCAGAACTTCTTCCCATATATTCTTGTGATAAATTAATTCTATCTGAATCTCCTTTATAATTAAATCCAGGAAAATATTTATTAAAGTCATTGAGTGAATTATTTACATTCCTAGATATTTCTCTTGAGCTATCTATTTGAGTAATAAGCTCTTGCAAATGCTTTCTATATGTCATCCAATTTAATCTTTTCCATGCGTCAACATCATTTGATAAATTTTGTACAAGTTGAAGTTGTGTAGTTATTTGTTGATAAATAGCTAGAAGTTGAGTAATTGATCCAATATCTACTACTGGCATACCACTAGACTGAACTGGAAAATGGAAAAATACGGATACAGAAAGTGTTGCTATTGCTAATTGCTTCTTGATCATTTTCTATCCTTAAATATCTAACACTGCAAAAAAGTATCACTTCATTAAATTTATATCATAAAAGTGATACGTGTCAATTTATACCAATTTTTTGACCTAAATAAATTTTGAATGTATATTTCTTTGTTACTCTTATTTTGTATCTATCTGTAATTATGTAGTTATATTATTTTCTTTAAGGAGGTATTACTAAAATTCAAAACACGTGCTTAATTTTAAAGCATATATTTTTATATCAATTAATTGACCTTTTTTTGATTTTATAACAATGTTTATTGGTTTTTCTATTTTTATAACCTCATTATATTATAGATTAATTTAATAATATTTTATTAATTACATGTGATACATCAAAAACTTCTTATTGCGTAATTTGGATATGTTATGTTTATTAGGATTTTGGTATATCTATTTTTTAGGATAGTTTATGACGTCTTCAATTGGTGACAGAATTACATATTTAAGGAAACAAGCAAGATTAACAAGAATTTTTATTCGAGAAAAATATAGCATTTCAGAAAATACACTCCGAAAATGGGAAGAAAATAAATTAAAAGTACCTGAAGATAAAATTGATCTAATTTTTTATGTATTCAATAACGAAGGTGTACAGGTAACAAAAGAGTGGATTAAATCAGGGAAAGGCGACAAGCCTTTATTTTCAATTAATTATGAAAAAATAAAAATATCCTCAATAAAAAATGATGATGTTTTAGCTTTAGAGGAAATGCAATTACTTATTTCAACCGATAAAGAAAACCTAGTTTATATGCTTTTAGAGAATGATACTATGTTCCCTTATTACCAGCCAATTTCATGGATTATTGGCAAAAAAAATAATAACTTATCATCTTGTATTGGGAAAGATTGTATAATAAAAGTAAAAAATAACAATAGTTTTACTTTTAGACGTGTAGGTTACTCAGAAAAAAAGGATTGTTTTAATCTTTACATACTAAATACATATGATATAAAGTTTTCTGACCCCGTTTATTATGATGTTGAAGTTGAATTTATTGCACCTATTTCATGGATAAGAAAAATATATGAGCAAAAATAAAATTGAAATTGGTAATCAAAAAAGTCTGTTTCTTTATGAAACTAAAGTAAGAGTTGGAGATCTAAATTATGCAAATCATCTAGGTCATGATAATTTAATTAAAATCATTCATGATGTTAGAATGTCTTTTTTAGAAAAATATGGGCTTGGCGAAATAAATTTAGATATAAATATTGGTTTAATAATTGCAAATTTAAACATTAACTATTTATCACAATCTTTTTTAAACGACTTTTTAAGAATAAATGTTTATCCTGGTGAAATATATAATAGTTCATTTGAAATACTTTATAAAATTGAAAACCAAAATGAAATTATCTCAATATGTTCAACTACAATGGTTTGCTGTGATATAATTAAAAAAAGACCTGTTAGAATTCCAGAAAAATTTTTAAAAATATTAAAGTATGAAAACATCATATAATTTCATTTTTTTCTGATACTATTGATAAATCTTCTATACAATTTAATACTTGCCAGAGTGCGTTTTGCATGATCTGATTTTGTTTAACAGCAAAATTAAGCTCTGAAAAATGGCGATGATTTGAAGAAAATGTAAGACAAGTACTAAATTCTTTGTGATTATTTAAAAACATCACTCCGTTTTTTAATTCAAATTTCTTACGTCTTAACAAAATTTCATTATAGAATTTTGACGTATAATCAAATGTTGAATAAAGTAACGTTTTTTGAATTCCTACGTTATCTTTTCTACATCTACAAGCAAAACGGTAAACTTCTCTCCAAATTTTATCTTCTTTCAAAAAATATTGAGATAAAAAATCATCACTATTTAAAAATTTAAACCATCCTGTATCACAAGCAAATGTTTTTGTTACAGGACTATCATGAAGTTTAAAAGCAACTGAAAAATACTGAATTCCACTCATATTTAATGATTTAAAATCAACAGATTTTGACATTTCACTTTGTAAGTCAACATTACTTATTAGCTTAATCTTTGAATATATTTTTGATACTTCTTTTTCACTATTCATAAACTAATTTTTTACCTCATTATCATTCCGCCATCAACAGAAAGTGTTTGTCCTGTAATATATTTTGCCGCATCTGAAACTAAAAATAGAACACAATTTGCTATTTCTATAGGGTTACCCTGATACTTTAATGGTATTTTTGAAAGAACGATCTTTGTTACTTCTTCACTGACTTGTGCTGTCATATCAGTTTTAATAAATCCTGGAGCAATACAATTTACTCTTAAATTTTTACTTGCATATTCCAGAGCAATACTTTTCGTTAATCCTAAAATAGCTGCTTTTGAAGTGGCGTATACTGAATTTCCCATATCACCAGTAATACCTAAAACCGAAGATAAATTTACAATTGAAGATGAACTTGATCTTAATAATAAAGGTAGACAGTATTTAATGCAATTAAAATGGCCTTTAACATTACTATCCATTACTTCGTCGTATTCTTCTTCTTTGAATCTTAGTGCTAGTGCTGCCTTTGCTATACCAGCATTATTTATTAAAATATCGAGTTTTTTAAATTCTTTTGAAATATTTTCTACCGAAAATTTAACATCTGCACTATTAGCCACATCAAATTTCATTACTTCACATTTACCGTTAAATTTTTCAATTTCAGATTTTAATTCAAGAGCTGATTTTTCATCTTTATTATAATTTATAAAAACATAAGAACCATGTTTTGCTAAGTTTAGAGCTATCTCTCTTCCAATTCCCCTTGAAGCCCCAGTTACTAATGAAATTTTACCATCTAAAAAATTTTCTTTAAATACTGTCATTTTATAACCCCAAGTGATGTATTTGAATATACCAAAATAAAACATGATTTCTTTTATAACAATAAAGTTTTTGCTGTTTTTAATCTTATAGTCAAGTTTTTCTAAATATATTTATTTTTAATATAATATAAAATTGTTAATTCTATTTGATTTATGAATATTAAGTGTTGTTTTATTGAAAATATTTTAAAATTAAAATTATAAATTTCTCTTTCTATTTATTTCGTGGTGTTAAAAATTTTGCATAACTGATCTTGACTTCCAAGTCCCCTCAAAATACAGTAGTACTGTCATTCAGTAATTCTGTATTTTGAGGGGAGAAAAAATGGATCATGTAAAACAAATTAACGATAGAGGTGTTTTAACTATTCCGTCCAACATTAGAAAGCATTTAGATCTTAAAGCTGGTGATTACGTTTCGTTTAAAGTAAATGATAATGGTGTTGTAGAAATATCAAAAGTTCAATTGGAAATTAAGCAAGTAATTAATACAAATGTACAAACATTAATAAATAAATGAGGTATGGTTGTTATGTTAATTAGCGAAAGTACCATTAGAAAAATTAAAGATACAGTTGATTGTAGAAACCTGATTAAATCACTAGGAATTAAACTAAATAATAATTCAAATATTTCATGTTCTGAAATTAATCCAAATCATGAAGATAAAAACCCATCTATGGCTGTTTATCAAGATCATGTTCTTTGTTTTTCTTGTGGGTTTAATGCTGACGCAATTAAAATTATTCAAAATTTAAAATCTAAATCTTTCACTGAATCTGTTGAATATATTTGTCATAATTATAATATAAAAGTTGAATATGAAAATAATAAAAAGAATTCATATGAAAATAAAAATATTGATATTTTAGAAAAAATCTGGGATCTTTCGAAAGATGTTGAAGTTACAAATTCATTTATGAATTGGATGAAAAAAAGGAATATTGATGTAAAATCTGCATATCAATCGGGATGTAGAGATATTTTTCCAATTAGAAGTAAAATATGTGAATTAATTAAATCTTGCCCAGAAAATGACTTAAAAA
Above is a window of Silvanigrella paludirubra DNA encoding:
- a CDS encoding helix-turn-helix domain-containing protein — protein: MTSSIGDRITYLRKQARLTRIFIREKYSISENTLRKWEENKLKVPEDKIDLIFYVFNNEGVQVTKEWIKSGKGDKPLFSINYEKIKISSIKNDDVLALEEMQLLISTDKENLVYMLLENDTMFPYYQPISWIIGKKNNNLSSCIGKDCIIKVKNNNSFTFRRVGYSEKKDCFNLYILNTYDIKFSDPVYYDVEVEFIAPISWIRKIYEQK
- a CDS encoding acyl-CoA thioesterase yields the protein MSKNKIEIGNQKSLFLYETKVRVGDLNYANHLGHDNLIKIIHDVRMSFLEKYGLGEINLDINIGLIIANLNINYLSQSFLNDFLRINVYPGEIYNSSFEILYKIENQNEIISICSTTMVCCDIIKKRPVRIPEKFLKILKYENII
- a CDS encoding SDR family oxidoreductase, which codes for MTVFKENFLDGKISLVTGASRGIGREIALNLAKHGSYVFINYNKDEKSALELKSEIEKFNGKCEVMKFDVANSADVKFSVENISKEFKKLDILINNAGIAKAALALRFKEEEYDEVMDSNVKGHFNCIKYCLPLLLRSSSSSIVNLSSVLGITGDMGNSVYATSKAAILGLTKSIALEYASKNLRVNCIAPGFIKTDMTAQVSEEVTKIVLSKIPLKYQGNPIEIANCVLFLVSDAAKYITGQTLSVDGGMIMR
- a CDS encoding AbrB/MazE/SpoVT family DNA-binding domain-containing protein, with product MDHVKQINDRGVLTIPSNIRKHLDLKAGDYVSFKVNDNGVVEISKVQLEIKQVINTNVQTLINK